GTAGTACGAGTTGAAAAGACTGATGGGAACAGTTTGTCTAGTAGTTTTGTGGCAAAGGTGGGACCTGAAACACTAGTGATGACTACTAACAGTGATCTGGAACTTTTTGCAATTCATCTTGCTTCGAGGCTAGAAGAAATAGGAAACAGAGAAGATTGTGGGTTTACGCTGATTGATGCAATTTCCAAAAAAGAATGGGAATATGATATATATTCTCTTGCGTCACTCGGCATTGGAGAACGTGGGCTACAAGTTACGCCACAACTAGGGCTTCCAGGATTTTTGACTATAAACAAGAGATTTTATAATTTGCTTGCTGGGAGAAGTAAACCAAAAGGACAGAAAAAGGAGAATTTAATTAAACAGATCTTTTGCAAAAGGGGAGGATAAGATGTTAAAAGGAATAGTAGAGGTGCGAGTTGAAAAAAACTGAAGGAAATAAATTATCAAGTTCATTTGTAGCAAAAATACTGCACAATGCAGTAATTGTGGTAGGTGGGAGAAAATCCTATTTCATTAATAAACACGATGGAGTTGGTTGTTATTGGGGACCAAAGAAAGAAGACGCATACGAATTTGATACAGCAGAAGAAGCTCGTACAAGTGGGCGATTATCATTGCCCAGTCACATGAGAGACAATGTTGTAAGTGAGCCAGCAAAATAGAAAAAAAGAAATAGCATAGAACTAAGCTCCAGTATAAAACTGGAGCTTTTCTTTTGTTTTCTTTTGATTAATGCTAATATTAATATAGAATTATTCAAATTTATAATCTAAAAATATGACATTAAAAAGTTTATTTAAAATTGCTATAGAAAAAAAGGCCTCTGATTTACATTTGGTTGTGGGAAGACCGCCATTTTTGAGGATTGATGGAGAACTTGAGGATATCGAAGGTGTAGAAGTTATTAATAAGAAGGACATTGAGGCTATGATTTTTGATGTTTTAAAACCAGAAGAAAAAAATAAATTTCTAGACTATAAAGAATTAGATTTTGGGATGTCTATGGATGATTATAGATTTAGAATTAACTTGCATTATGAGAGAGGTAATATGGGGTTAGTTGCCAGGGTTATTACAGATGAGATGTCCACCCTTGAAGATATTGATATGCCACAGATCGTTTATAACCTTCTTGACTTGAAGCATGGATTAATTTTGATGACAGGGCCTACTGGTTGTGGTAAGTCAACAACTCTCGCTGCGATGGTGGATTATATAAATAAAACCAGAAGAGCAAATATTATTACCTTTGAAGATCCAATTGAATATCTTTTTAAGTCAGACAAAAGTGTGATTATTCAAAGACAATTAGGAAGTGATATGATGAGTTTTAATAATGGATTAAAACATGCTCTAAGACAGGACCCGGATGTGATTATGGTTGGTGAGATGAGGGATTTGGAAACAATCGCAACGACAATAACTTTAGCGGAAACAGGGCACTTGGTTTTAGCTACACTGCATACTTATAATGCAGCTCAAACTATAGATCGTATTATTGATATTTTTCCATCACATCAACAAAGCCAAGTTAGAATGCAAATTGCTAATACTTTGGCGGGAGTAATTTCTCAAAGACTGCTTCATAAAAAAGATGGTGGGAGAATTGCCGCAA
The sequence above is a segment of the Patescibacteria group bacterium genome. Coding sequences within it:
- a CDS encoding type IV pilus twitching motility protein PilT, translated to MTLKSLFKIAIEKKASDLHLVVGRPPFLRIDGELEDIEGVEVINKKDIEAMIFDVLKPEEKNKFLDYKELDFGMSMDDYRFRINLHYERGNMGLVARVITDEMSTLEDIDMPQIVYNLLDLKHGLILMTGPTGCGKSTTLAAMVDYINKTRRANIITFEDPIEYLFKSDKSVIIQRQLGSDMMSFNNGLKHALRQDPDVIMVGEMRDLETIATTITLAETGHLVLATLHTYNAAQTIDRIIDIFPSHQQSQVRMQIANTLAGVISQRLLHKKDGGRIAAREVMINNPAVSNLIRENKIAQLKTVIETNSKDGMVSIDQDIKRLYKEGLVDKHEAQSYMDNPEILEKLK